In Pseudomonas hamedanensis, a single window of DNA contains:
- a CDS encoding SDR family oxidoreductase: MQNRMMITGAGSGLGREIALRWAREGWHLALSDVSEPGLQETLKMVREAGGDGFIQRCDVRDYSQLTAFAQACEEKLGGIDVIVNNAGVASGGFFSELSLEDWDWQIAINLMGVVKGCKAFLPLLEQSKGKIINIASMAALMQGPAMSNYNVAKAGVVALSESLLIELAQQEVAVHVVCPSFFQTNLLDSFRGPTPAMKAQVGKLLESSPISAADIADYIYQQVAAGEFMILPHEQGRMAWAIKQKNPQLLYNEMTTMADKMRAKAKQNNA, translated from the coding sequence ATGCAAAATCGCATGATGATCACTGGCGCAGGCTCAGGCCTGGGTCGCGAAATCGCACTGCGCTGGGCGCGCGAAGGCTGGCACCTGGCCTTGTCCGACGTCAGCGAGCCCGGCCTGCAGGAAACCCTGAAAATGGTCCGCGAGGCGGGGGGCGACGGTTTTATCCAGCGCTGCGACGTGCGCGATTACAGCCAGCTCACCGCGTTCGCCCAAGCCTGCGAAGAGAAGCTTGGCGGCATCGACGTCATCGTTAATAACGCCGGTGTGGCCTCGGGTGGTTTCTTCAGTGAACTGTCGCTGGAAGACTGGGACTGGCAGATCGCGATCAACCTGATGGGGGTGGTCAAAGGCTGCAAAGCGTTCTTGCCGCTGCTGGAGCAAAGCAAGGGCAAGATCATCAACATCGCGTCCATGGCCGCCTTGATGCAAGGCCCGGCCATGAGTAACTACAACGTGGCCAAGGCCGGCGTGGTGGCGTTGTCGGAAAGTCTGTTGATTGAACTGGCACAGCAGGAAGTGGCCGTGCACGTGGTCTGTCCATCGTTCTTCCAGACCAACTTGCTTGACTCTTTCCGTGGTCCGACCCCGGCCATGAAAGCGCAGGTCGGTAAACTGCTGGAAAGTTCACCAATCAGCGCCGCCGACATTGCCGACTACATTTATCAGCAAGTTGCCGCTGGCGAATTCATGATTCTGCCCCACGAACAAGGGCGCATGGCCTGGGCCATCAAACAGAAAAACCCGCAACTGCTCTACAACGAAATGACCACCATGGCCGATAAAATGCGTGCCAAGGCCAAACAAAACAACGCTTGA
- a CDS encoding DUF3309 family protein, whose product MGTILIIILILLLIGGLPVFPHSRSWGYGPSGIIGVVLVVLLVLLLLGKI is encoded by the coding sequence ATGGGCACAATTCTAATCATCATCCTGATCCTGTTGCTGATCGGTGGTCTGCCGGTCTTCCCGCACTCCAGAAGTTGGGGTTATGGCCCGTCGGGCATTATCGGCGTGGTGTTGGTCGTGCTGCTGGTGCTGTTGTTACTCGGCAAGATATGA
- a CDS encoding LTA synthase family protein, whose amino-acid sequence MANPDALNQQRSSARLLQPTVKSHLAYTLLCALVMMVMFSVLRLALLVYNREMILDTPASTFLEAFANGLRFDLRLVVYLCIPLVLSLFSARAMAARGFFRLWLTVASSIALFLGLMEMDFYREFHQRLNGLVFQYVKEDPKTVMSMLWYGFPVVRYLLAWVIGTVILTLAFKGADRATRPRGPFSGGSVSSRQVAPWYTRLAVFVVCLLICVVAARGTLRQGPPMRWGDVYTTDSNFANQLGLNGTLSLIAAAKSRMGEDRDNIWKATLPQEQAQQVVRDMLVMADEKLVDADIAAVRRDYTPPADKTLPIKNVVVILMESMAGHSVGALGAPGNITPYLDKLSKEGLLFDRFFSNGTHTHQGMFATMACFPNLPGFEYLMQTPEGSHKLSGLPQLLSARDYDDVYVYNGDFAWDNQSGFFSNQGMTNFVGRNDFVNPVFSDPTWGVSDQDMFDRGLQELKARENGKPFYALLQTLSNHTPYALPTPLPVERVTDRGSLNEHLTAMRYSDWALGQFFEKARKEPYFKETLFVIVGDHGFGNERQITEMDLGRFNVPMLMIAPGIQEKFGTRDHTVGTQIDIVPTIMGRLGGEVRHQCWGRDLLNLPQGDTGFGVIKPSGSEQTTAIVTADQILVLPRDKDMGPKIWQYQLGANPHAEVVPNAPRTAELKLKLESFLQTATKSLMDNTAGVIHGKPD is encoded by the coding sequence ATGGCAAACCCGGACGCCCTGAATCAGCAGCGATCTTCTGCTCGCCTGCTGCAACCGACCGTCAAATCGCATCTGGCCTACACGCTGCTTTGTGCGCTGGTCATGATGGTGATGTTTTCCGTGCTGCGCCTCGCGCTGCTGGTCTACAACCGCGAGATGATCCTCGACACTCCGGCTTCGACGTTCCTCGAAGCCTTCGCCAATGGCCTGCGTTTTGACCTGCGCCTGGTGGTCTACCTGTGCATTCCGCTGGTGCTGTCGCTGTTCAGCGCCCGCGCCATGGCGGCACGCGGCTTCTTCCGTCTGTGGCTGACGGTCGCTTCGAGCATCGCGCTGTTCCTCGGCCTGATGGAGATGGACTTCTACCGCGAGTTCCACCAGCGCCTCAACGGCCTGGTGTTCCAGTACGTGAAAGAAGACCCGAAAACCGTGATGAGCATGCTCTGGTACGGTTTCCCGGTGGTGCGCTATCTGCTGGCGTGGGTCATCGGCACGGTCATTCTGACCCTGGCGTTCAAGGGCGCCGACCGCGCCACACGTCCGCGCGGGCCATTCAGCGGAGGCAGCGTCAGCAGCCGTCAGGTGGCGCCGTGGTACACCCGTCTGGCGGTGTTCGTGGTTTGCCTGCTGATCTGCGTGGTTGCCGCGCGTGGCACCCTGCGTCAGGGCCCGCCCATGCGTTGGGGCGATGTCTACACCACCGATTCGAACTTCGCCAACCAGCTCGGCCTCAACGGCACGCTGTCGCTGATCGCCGCCGCCAAATCGCGCATGGGCGAGGACCGTGACAACATCTGGAAAGCCACGCTGCCGCAAGAACAGGCGCAGCAAGTCGTGCGAGACATGCTGGTGATGGCCGACGAGAAACTGGTCGATGCCGACATCGCCGCGGTGCGCCGCGACTACACGCCACCGGCTGACAAGACCCTGCCGATCAAGAACGTCGTCGTGATCCTGATGGAAAGCATGGCCGGTCACTCGGTGGGTGCGCTGGGTGCGCCGGGCAATATCACTCCGTATCTGGACAAGCTGTCGAAGGAGGGTCTGCTGTTCGACCGTTTCTTCTCCAACGGCACCCACACCCACCAAGGCATGTTCGCGACCATGGCCTGCTTCCCCAATCTGCCAGGTTTCGAATACCTGATGCAGACGCCGGAAGGCAGCCACAAGCTGTCGGGCCTGCCGCAGTTGCTCAGCGCCCGTGACTACGACGACGTCTATGTCTACAACGGCGACTTCGCCTGGGACAACCAGTCGGGTTTCTTCAGCAACCAGGGCATGACCAACTTCGTTGGCCGTAACGACTTCGTCAACCCGGTGTTCTCCGATCCGACCTGGGGCGTGTCCGACCAGGACATGTTCGATCGTGGCCTGCAGGAGCTCAAGGCGCGGGAAAACGGCAAGCCGTTCTATGCGCTGTTGCAGACGCTGTCCAACCACACGCCATACGCCTTGCCGACGCCATTGCCGGTCGAGCGCGTCACTGACCGTGGCAGCCTCAACGAACACCTGACTGCCATGCGCTACTCCGACTGGGCGCTGGGGCAGTTCTTCGAGAAGGCCCGCAAAGAGCCGTACTTCAAGGAAACCCTGTTCGTCATCGTCGGCGACCACGGCTTCGGCAACGAGCGCCAGATCACCGAGATGGACCTGGGCCGCTTCAACGTGCCAATGCTGATGATCGCGCCGGGCATCCAGGAAAAATTCGGCACCCGTGACCACACCGTGGGCACGCAGATCGACATCGTGCCGACCATCATGGGCCGTCTCGGTGGCGAAGTGCGTCACCAGTGCTGGGGCCGCGATCTGCTCAACCTGCCGCAAGGCGATACCGGTTTCGGCGTGATCAAACCGTCGGGCAGCGAGCAGACCACCGCCATCGTCACGGCCGATCAGATTCTGGTGCTGCCGCGTGACAAGGACATGGGGCCGAAGATCTGGCAATACCAGCTCGGTGCCAATCCGCACGCCGAAGTAGTGCCCAATGCACCGCGTACCGCTGAACTCAAACTCAAGCTGGAGTCGTTCCTGCAAACGGCGACCAAGAGTCTGATGGATAACACCGCCGGTGTGATCCACGGCAAACCGGACTGA
- a CDS encoding START domain-containing protein gives MGSLHRIAVLCGLTAVLATSMAQAEEWKVAKNEQGIKVSLSEVPGSDYKAYQGVALMKTTVAKLRALQEDVAGACAWIHECKSQKLLEHEGDQSWTYSQFNTPWPVTPRDSVLKITTLEGTDGSLTRNLEGVPTYLPEEKGFVRVTEVKGFWKFVPKGDQVEVTYQVHTNPGGSVPAMVANKFVVDAPFNTLKALKERAEK, from the coding sequence ATGGGTTCGCTGCATCGTATCGCCGTGTTGTGTGGATTGACCGCTGTGCTCGCCACCTCGATGGCTCAGGCTGAAGAGTGGAAAGTCGCCAAGAACGAACAGGGCATCAAGGTTTCCCTGAGCGAAGTGCCAGGTTCGGACTACAAGGCCTATCAGGGCGTTGCGCTGATGAAGACCACCGTCGCCAAACTGCGCGCCTTGCAGGAAGATGTCGCGGGTGCATGCGCCTGGATTCACGAGTGCAAGTCCCAGAAGCTGCTCGAGCATGAAGGCGATCAGAGCTGGACCTATTCTCAGTTCAATACGCCATGGCCGGTGACCCCGCGTGACTCGGTGTTGAAGATCACCACCCTTGAAGGCACTGACGGCAGCCTGACCCGCAACCTTGAAGGCGTGCCGACCTATCTGCCGGAAGAGAAAGGCTTTGTGCGTGTCACCGAAGTCAAAGGCTTCTGGAAATTCGTACCCAAGGGCGATCAGGTCGAAGTGACCTATCAGGTGCACACCAATCCTGGCGGCAGTGTGCCGGCGATGGTGGCTAACAAGTTCGTTGTCGACGCGCCGTTCAACACGCTCAAAGCGCTGAAAGAACGCGCCGAGAAATAA
- a CDS encoding YkgJ family cysteine cluster protein, with translation MKCREGCGACCIAPSISSPIPGMPDGKPAGERCVQLSVDNLCNIFGRPERPPVCSGFAADVEVCGASSEEAIRLIGWWERMTAA, from the coding sequence ATGAAATGCCGTGAAGGCTGTGGCGCTTGCTGCATTGCCCCCTCCATCAGTTCGCCGATCCCCGGCATGCCCGATGGCAAACCTGCCGGTGAACGTTGCGTGCAACTCTCGGTCGATAACCTGTGCAATATTTTCGGTCGCCCGGAACGCCCGCCGGTCTGTTCAGGGTTCGCTGCGGATGTTGAAGTCTGTGGCGCCAGCTCGGAAGAGGCGATCAGGTTGATCGGCTGGTGGGAGCGAATGACCGCGGCGTGA
- a CDS encoding translation initiation factor 2: MKAIVPAAWVLLGLLVMGQAPSVMAAAPQEKPAATHKTNKAVKTAAPVKKAQSKKATPAKKRRPVASKSKSASEVAKTKLPPAKLDLSLPKDLVEELKPKGAVELPKREAILPQMFGEKDSGFQLNGRLLSNEMQLQLREERREVEGAALDFEFKQ; encoded by the coding sequence ATGAAAGCGATTGTTCCTGCCGCGTGGGTATTGCTGGGTTTACTGGTGATGGGTCAGGCACCCAGTGTCATGGCGGCTGCTCCCCAGGAAAAGCCGGCAGCGACCCATAAGACCAACAAGGCCGTCAAGACCGCGGCACCGGTGAAGAAAGCCCAGTCCAAAAAAGCCACCCCGGCAAAGAAGCGACGCCCGGTAGCTTCCAAGTCGAAATCTGCCAGCGAAGTGGCGAAAACCAAATTGCCGCCGGCAAAACTCGATCTCAGCCTGCCCAAAGACCTGGTTGAGGAATTGAAACCCAAGGGCGCAGTGGAATTGCCCAAACGCGAGGCAATCCTGCCGCAGATGTTTGGCGAAAAAGACAGCGGCTTCCAGCTCAACGGCCGTTTGCTCAGCAACGAAATGCAATTGCAACTGCGTGAAGAACGCCGCGAAGTTGAAGGCGCTGCCCTGGATTTCGAATTCAAACAGTGA
- a CDS encoding aminotransferase-like domain-containing protein yields MTNLLLYQRIAQQLAEDIRRGVYQPGERVPSVRKMSSQLNVSHATVLQAYANLEDQGLIRARPQSGYYVHQTPALTAPTPDIARVERPGLVTRSSIIQQVLVESRREGVFPLGAAVPSVDYLPVRALHQQLAKVTRFHSPRAFSYMFSPGFEPLRRQVAIRMRDAGVVVDPSEVVITHGCVDALQMSLRVLTRPGDLIAAESPTYYGLLQLADLLGLKVIEIPSDPATGMSLEALQLAANQWSIKALVLTTRLSNPLGGTMPEERQKQLLRLASDFDIQIVEDDIYGELMFEQGRTKALKAYDRLDRVIYCSSFSKTLSPGVRIGWMIAGKYQQEIQRLQTFSTHSACSVTQMAIAAYLENGGYDRHLRYIRQEYRKNLSAFQLAVQQHFPEGTQMSRPTGGFILWVSLPGRVNTQELHVRALQQGISIAPGLIFSNTEQFNHCIRLNCGIPWNREAERALMTLGLLATQLCQETAGGF; encoded by the coding sequence ATGACCAATCTCTTGCTTTACCAGCGTATTGCTCAGCAACTGGCCGAAGACATCCGCCGCGGTGTCTATCAACCGGGAGAGCGCGTGCCTTCGGTGCGCAAGATGAGTTCGCAGCTCAATGTCAGTCATGCGACGGTGTTGCAGGCGTATGCCAACCTTGAAGATCAAGGGCTGATCCGCGCCCGTCCACAGTCCGGTTACTACGTCCACCAGACGCCCGCACTGACGGCGCCGACCCCGGACATCGCCCGGGTCGAACGGCCAGGACTGGTCACCCGCAGCAGCATCATTCAGCAGGTCCTGGTCGAGTCTCGCCGCGAGGGCGTGTTCCCGTTGGGCGCCGCGGTGCCCAGTGTCGATTATTTGCCGGTCCGCGCGCTGCATCAGCAACTGGCCAAGGTCACGCGTTTTCATAGTCCGCGGGCGTTCAGCTATATGTTCAGCCCGGGATTCGAGCCGCTGCGGCGGCAAGTCGCGATTCGCATGCGTGACGCCGGCGTAGTGGTCGACCCCTCGGAAGTGGTGATCACCCACGGCTGCGTCGATGCTCTGCAAATGTCACTGCGCGTACTGACCCGGCCGGGCGATCTGATCGCGGCCGAATCACCGACCTACTACGGGCTGCTGCAACTGGCTGATCTGCTGGGCCTGAAAGTCATCGAGATTCCCAGCGATCCGGCCACTGGCATGAGCCTTGAAGCGTTGCAACTGGCCGCCAACCAATGGTCGATCAAGGCACTGGTGCTGACCACACGGCTGAGCAATCCGCTGGGCGGCACCATGCCCGAAGAGCGGCAGAAACAACTGCTGCGCCTGGCCTCGGATTTCGATATCCAGATTGTCGAAGACGACATTTACGGTGAATTGATGTTCGAGCAGGGCCGCACCAAGGCCCTCAAGGCCTACGACCGGCTTGATCGAGTGATTTACTGTTCGAGCTTTTCCAAGACGTTGTCGCCCGGCGTGCGCATCGGCTGGATGATCGCTGGCAAGTATCAGCAGGAAATCCAGCGCTTGCAGACATTCAGTACCCATTCGGCCTGCAGCGTGACGCAGATGGCCATCGCCGCCTACCTTGAGAACGGCGGCTATGACCGGCATTTACGGTACATCCGTCAGGAATACCGAAAAAATCTCAGTGCTTTCCAGTTGGCGGTGCAGCAACACTTCCCCGAAGGCACGCAAATGTCCCGGCCCACGGGCGGTTTCATCCTGTGGGTGAGCTTGCCGGGGCGGGTCAACACGCAGGAATTGCATGTCCGCGCGTTGCAGCAGGGCATCAGCATCGCACCGGGCCTGATCTTCAGTAATACCGAGCAGTTCAACCACTGCATCCGCCTGAACTGCGGGATCCCATGGAACCGCGAGGCGGAGAGGGCGTTGATGACACTCGGGTTGCTGGCGACCCAACTGTGTCAGGAAACGGCTGGCGGATTCTGA
- a CDS encoding OmpA family protein: protein MSLKSSVFGALLLAGCASLYGCAGQHSEAALQQAGADFQKVKEDSNVLRIAPKDVIRAGESLARADRLSTYWGSGSDVVHYAYLSQRYSEIAREHTNQVLNEERAAKLELERQRLQLALRESKLLSVQQQGKWLEEQIVALATTQTDRGLVMTLGDVLFDTGQAELKNSANRVVLKIVQFLQLNPKRVVRIEGYTDSTGGKQENLKLSRDRAQSVADVLIDLGIDEKRIQVEGYGDEYPVDANASERGRAQNRRVEIVFSDEKGQLGAAR from the coding sequence ATGAGCCTCAAATCCAGTGTATTCGGCGCCTTGCTCCTCGCCGGTTGCGCGAGCCTCTACGGCTGCGCCGGCCAGCACAGCGAAGCGGCCCTGCAACAGGCCGGTGCCGACTTCCAGAAAGTCAAAGAAGACTCCAACGTGCTGCGCATCGCGCCGAAAGACGTGATCCGCGCCGGAGAATCGCTGGCGCGTGCCGATCGCTTGTCGACCTATTGGGGCAGTGGTTCGGACGTGGTGCATTACGCCTACCTGAGCCAGCGCTACAGCGAAATCGCCCGTGAGCACACCAATCAGGTGCTCAACGAAGAGCGTGCCGCCAAGCTCGAACTGGAACGCCAGCGCCTGCAACTGGCCCTGCGCGAGTCGAAACTGCTGAGCGTGCAACAGCAGGGCAAGTGGCTCGAAGAACAGATCGTCGCGCTCGCTACCACGCAAACGGATCGTGGTCTGGTAATGACCCTGGGCGACGTGTTGTTCGACACCGGCCAGGCCGAGCTGAAGAACTCCGCCAACCGCGTGGTGCTGAAGATCGTGCAGTTCTTGCAGCTGAATCCGAAACGCGTGGTGCGCATCGAGGGCTACACCGACAGCACGGGCGGCAAGCAGGAAAACCTCAAGCTGTCCCGCGACCGCGCACAATCGGTGGCCGATGTGCTGATCGATTTGGGTATCGACGAAAAACGCATCCAGGTCGAAGGTTACGGCGATGAATATCCCGTGGATGCCAACGCGTCCGAACGCGGACGGGCGCAGAATCGGCGCGTGGAGATTGTTTTCTCCGACGAGAAAGGCCAGCTCGGCGCCGCCCGCTGA
- a CDS encoding DUF4398 domain-containing protein, whose amino-acid sequence MSNRLLFAAVAVLALAGCATDPAPNEQMRLTEQAIAQAKAVGATADEVPQMQLAETKYNRAKGNMADESYRNARMRAEQAELDARLAEAKVLTQKSEEQLNVLNTRIVRLRKQLQLGEAQ is encoded by the coding sequence GTGAGTAATCGACTTCTTTTCGCGGCGGTGGCCGTGCTGGCCCTGGCCGGCTGCGCAACCGATCCGGCACCTAACGAACAAATGCGTTTGACCGAACAGGCCATCGCCCAGGCCAAGGCTGTCGGTGCAACGGCCGACGAAGTCCCGCAAATGCAACTGGCCGAAACCAAGTACAACCGGGCCAAAGGCAACATGGCAGACGAGTCCTATCGCAATGCGCGCATGCGCGCCGAACAGGCCGAACTGGATGCCCGTCTGGCCGAAGCCAAGGTGCTGACGCAAAAAAGCGAAGAACAACTGAACGTGCTCAATACCCGCATCGTCCGCCTACGCAAGCAACTGCAACTGGGGGAGGCCCAATGA
- a CDS encoding substrate-binding periplasmic protein: protein MDLRRRLLLGLILLPGVAAAAGKCERLVVTGSPDAPPYLWQDPQNPKLLIGASADLLQHVAKDLGIKVELLYAGKRAQALDEVRSGRMDLLADAPLVVNELENLDYIHPPLLENDYLVWTRKGSTLLYGEAMDLRGHTGGVSEKSRMTQAFGTFAEQNLTLTRTANLTQAFQKLLLGEVEYVLAGRYSGMAAAQALGMTEDLLAFEQPIDRPGLFLAVSHNSACNDPWLRGQLAKKMTELPASGLTEAALQRNIERWKAQQQQPPQPVSAPKQ from the coding sequence ATGGATCTGCGTCGCAGGTTGTTATTGGGATTGATCCTGTTACCGGGCGTGGCCGCGGCCGCCGGCAAGTGCGAGCGCCTCGTCGTCACCGGCAGCCCGGACGCGCCGCCGTACCTGTGGCAGGATCCGCAGAATCCGAAGCTGTTGATCGGTGCCAGCGCCGATCTGTTGCAGCACGTCGCCAAGGACCTCGGTATCAAGGTCGAATTGCTTTATGCCGGCAAACGCGCGCAAGCCCTCGATGAAGTGCGCAGCGGGCGCATGGACCTGCTGGCCGACGCGCCGCTGGTCGTCAACGAGCTGGAAAACCTCGACTACATCCATCCGCCGTTGCTGGAAAATGACTACCTGGTGTGGACGCGCAAAGGCTCGACGTTGCTGTACGGCGAAGCCATGGACTTGCGCGGGCACACCGGCGGTGTGTCGGAAAAGTCTCGAATGACCCAGGCATTCGGCACTTTCGCCGAGCAGAATCTGACCCTTACCCGGACAGCCAACCTCACCCAGGCCTTTCAGAAATTGCTGCTGGGCGAAGTTGAATATGTACTCGCCGGACGTTACTCAGGCATGGCCGCCGCGCAGGCACTGGGCATGACCGAGGACCTGCTGGCCTTCGAACAACCGATCGATCGACCGGGCCTGTTCCTCGCGGTTTCCCATAACTCGGCCTGCAACGATCCGTGGTTGCGCGGACAGCTGGCAAAAAAGATGACAGAATTGCCCGCGTCCGGACTGACGGAAGCCGCGCTGCAACGCAACATCGAGCGCTGGAAGGCGCAGCAGCAACAGCCACCACAACCTGTCAGTGCCCCAAAACAGTAG
- a CDS encoding electron transfer flavoprotein subunit alpha/FixB family protein: MTILVIAEHDNKVLAPATLNTVAAAAKIGGDIHVLVAGQGAGPVADAAAKIAGVSKVLNADNAAYAHQLPENVAPLVAELGAGYSHILAAATSNGKNILPRVAAALDVDQISEIISVESADTFKRPIYAGNAIATVQSTAAIKVITVRATGFDPVAAEGGSAAVEAVGAAHDAGTSSFVSEELAKSDRPELTAAKIVVSGGRGMQNGDNFKHLYALADKLGAAVGASRAAVDAGFVPNDMQVGQTGKIVAPQLYIAVGISGAIQHLAGMKDSKVIVAINKDEEAPIFQVADYGLVADLFEAIPELEKLV; this comes from the coding sequence ATGACTATCTTGGTAATCGCTGAACACGACAACAAAGTGCTGGCCCCGGCCACGCTGAACACCGTGGCTGCTGCGGCCAAAATTGGCGGCGACATCCACGTTCTGGTAGCCGGTCAGGGCGCAGGCCCAGTGGCTGACGCCGCGGCGAAAATCGCTGGCGTGAGCAAAGTCCTCAACGCTGACAACGCCGCTTACGCGCACCAGCTGCCGGAAAACGTAGCGCCGCTGGTTGCAGAGCTGGGCGCTGGCTACAGCCACATCCTGGCCGCCGCCACCTCCAACGGTAAAAACATCCTGCCGCGCGTTGCTGCTGCGCTGGACGTCGATCAGATCTCCGAGATCATCTCGGTAGAAAGCGCTGACACCTTCAAGCGTCCGATCTACGCCGGTAACGCCATCGCTACCGTGCAATCGACTGCCGCAATCAAAGTCATCACCGTGCGTGCCACCGGTTTCGACCCGGTTGCCGCTGAAGGTGGTTCGGCGGCCGTTGAAGCCGTGGGTGCTGCGCACGACGCCGGTACTTCGAGCTTCGTCAGCGAAGAGCTGGCCAAGTCCGATCGTCCCGAACTGACCGCTGCCAAGATCGTCGTTTCCGGCGGTCGCGGCATGCAGAACGGTGACAACTTCAAACACCTGTACGCGCTGGCCGACAAGCTCGGCGCTGCTGTGGGCGCCTCGCGCGCTGCGGTCGACGCAGGTTTTGTACCGAACGACATGCAGGTTGGCCAGACCGGCAAGATCGTTGCGCCTCAGCTGTACATCGCCGTCGGTATCTCCGGCGCGATCCAGCACCTGGCCGGCATGAAAGACTCCAAAGTGATCGTGGCGATCAACAAGGACGAAGAAGCGCCGATCTTCCAGGTGGCCGATTACGGCCTGGTGGCGGATCTGTTCGAAGCAATCCCTGAGCTGGAGAAGCTGGTCTAA
- a CDS encoding electron transfer flavoprotein subunit beta/FixA family protein codes for MKVLVAVKRVVDYNVKVRVKADNSGVDLANVKMSMNPFCEIAVEEAVRLKEKGVATEIVVVSIGPSTAQEQLRTALALGADRAILVESAEDLTSLAVAKLLKAVVDKEQPQLVILGKQAIDSDNNQTGQMLAALSGYGQGTFASKVEVSGDSVAVTREIDGGAQTVSLKLPAIVTTDLRLNEPRYASLPNIMKAKKKPLEVLTPDALGVSTASTNKTLKVEAPAARSAGIKVKSVAELVEKLKNEAKVI; via the coding sequence ATGAAGGTTCTTGTAGCTGTCAAACGCGTTGTGGATTACAACGTCAAGGTTCGCGTCAAGGCGGACAATTCCGGCGTAGACCTCGCCAACGTCAAGATGTCGATGAACCCGTTCTGCGAAATCGCAGTGGAAGAAGCCGTACGCCTGAAAGAAAAAGGTGTTGCGACTGAAATCGTCGTCGTCTCCATCGGCCCGTCCACCGCTCAGGAACAGCTGCGCACTGCACTGGCTCTGGGCGCCGACCGCGCCATCCTCGTCGAATCCGCTGAAGACCTGACCTCGCTCGCCGTGGCCAAGCTGCTCAAGGCTGTGGTCGACAAGGAACAGCCTCAACTGGTGATCCTCGGCAAACAGGCCATCGACAGCGACAACAACCAGACCGGCCAGATGCTCGCGGCACTGAGCGGCTACGGTCAGGGCACGTTCGCCTCGAAAGTCGAAGTCTCTGGCGACAGCGTTGCCGTGACTCGCGAAATCGACGGCGGCGCGCAGACCGTTTCGCTGAAACTGCCGGCCATCGTCACCACCGACCTGCGTTTGAACGAGCCGCGCTACGCGTCCCTGCCAAACATCATGAAAGCCAAGAAGAAGCCTCTCGAAGTGCTGACTCCGGACGCTTTGGGCGTTTCCACCGCCTCCACCAACAAGACCCTGAAAGTCGAAGCGCCGGCTGCACGCAGCGCGGGCATCAAGGTCAAGTCGGTGGCTGAACTGGTCGAGAAACTGAAAAACGAAGCGAAGGTAATCTGA